From the Oleiphilus messinensis genome, one window contains:
- a CDS encoding MBL fold metallo-hydrolase: MKLPRLILPFVFAVSVFNSQADERSLSPSGNAETIGFSVIHTAKSAGAQEAMVVSSGSWWTRRQLVQTAVLIQHPNGDVMIDTGLGINIDKQFEDNGFLDSQLFKYEELYPAATQFKDNEYDWTRLNRIVPTHLHWDHASGLEDFPDIPVWVQEREYEEATHGKPPAHLPSQFASSRIAWHFFEMSDQPYAGFAKSLDIYGDGSIVLVDLSGHSAGQVGIFLTVSSGKRYFFIGDTTWTLKGVEDNASRPGFLNWMVKIDYNEAQNSSQIENIHDLKVRDDRVTIVPAHDEIVMAKLPRYPEFEF, encoded by the coding sequence ATGAAACTACCCCGTCTTATTCTGCCGTTTGTGTTTGCCGTCAGCGTTTTTAATTCGCAGGCGGATGAGCGCTCATTGTCACCTTCCGGGAACGCCGAGACAATTGGTTTTTCGGTCATTCATACGGCCAAATCAGCAGGTGCCCAGGAAGCAATGGTCGTCTCCTCAGGCTCCTGGTGGACCCGGCGCCAGTTGGTGCAGACGGCCGTATTGATTCAACATCCAAACGGAGACGTCATGATCGATACCGGTTTGGGTATCAATATTGATAAGCAGTTTGAAGATAATGGTTTTCTCGACAGCCAGCTATTCAAATACGAGGAATTGTACCCTGCGGCGACTCAGTTTAAAGATAATGAATATGATTGGACCCGGTTGAACCGGATCGTACCGACTCATTTGCACTGGGATCACGCCAGTGGTCTCGAAGATTTTCCTGATATTCCGGTCTGGGTGCAGGAACGCGAGTATGAAGAAGCCACTCATGGCAAGCCACCCGCCCATTTACCCTCTCAATTTGCCAGTTCCAGGATAGCCTGGCATTTCTTTGAAATGTCGGACCAGCCGTACGCAGGATTTGCCAAGAGTCTGGATATTTATGGTGATGGCAGTATTGTTTTAGTTGACCTCTCCGGTCACTCTGCGGGTCAGGTCGGAATTTTTCTGACGGTCAGTTCCGGCAAGCGCTACTTTTTTATCGGTGATACCACTTGGACCTTGAAGGGGGTTGAGGATAATGCCTCACGCCCCGGATTTTTAAACTGGATGGTTAAAATTGATTACAATGAAGCGCAAAATAGCTCGCAAATCGAAAACATCCATGATCTAAAGGTGCGCGATGACCGTGTAACAATTGTTCCCGCCCACGACGAAATTGTAATGGCCAAGTTACCTCGCTATCCTGAATTCGAATTCTAA
- a CDS encoding response regulator produces MNDSIPGAAKILIVDDEPDNLRVMMQILQDDYQLYFAKDGEKALELVDQHVPDLVLMDVMMPKMDGFETCIKMKERVEFSHIPVIFVTAMAESSDESYGLQIGGVDYITKPINGAVVKARVKTHLSLVSVKEVEQTRLEVIRRLGRAAEYKDNETGLHVIRMSHFSRLLAVKAGFSENEAELILHASPMHDVGKIGIPDRILLKPGKLDSDEWEIMKQHPLIGAQIIGKHRSRLLMMAHDIALNHHEKWDGTGYPNGLSGYDIPRVARVVAIADVFDALTTERPYKHAWSVEDALKYLNDQRGVHLDPDLVPLFVAILPEVMNIKERWGECANKEDLYA; encoded by the coding sequence ATGAATGATTCAATTCCAGGGGCTGCCAAGATACTCATTGTTGATGATGAGCCGGATAACCTTCGGGTGATGATGCAGATCTTGCAGGACGATTATCAGCTCTATTTTGCCAAAGACGGTGAAAAGGCCTTGGAGTTGGTTGATCAGCATGTGCCCGATCTGGTTTTAATGGACGTGATGATGCCCAAAATGGATGGATTTGAAACCTGCATCAAGATGAAAGAGCGTGTAGAGTTCAGCCATATTCCGGTCATTTTTGTCACAGCGATGGCGGAGTCTTCCGATGAGTCATACGGGCTTCAGATCGGAGGCGTTGACTACATTACCAAACCAATTAATGGCGCTGTTGTTAAAGCCCGGGTTAAAACCCATTTGTCTTTGGTAAGCGTTAAAGAGGTTGAGCAGACTCGCCTTGAAGTGATTCGCAGATTGGGCCGTGCGGCGGAATACAAAGACAATGAGACCGGGTTACACGTCATCAGGATGAGTCATTTTTCCCGTCTACTGGCTGTCAAAGCCGGATTTTCAGAAAATGAAGCCGAATTGATATTGCATGCATCACCCATGCATGATGTTGGCAAAATAGGGATACCGGATCGAATTTTATTGAAGCCTGGAAAGCTGGATTCCGATGAGTGGGAAATCATGAAGCAGCATCCGCTAATCGGTGCCCAGATTATTGGCAAACATCGGTCCAGATTATTGATGATGGCCCATGATATTGCCTTAAATCATCATGAAAAGTGGGATGGTACGGGGTATCCAAACGGCTTATCCGGTTACGACATACCGAGAGTTGCCCGAGTGGTAGCGATTGCCGATGTGTTTGATGCGCTTACAACCGAGCGTCCCTACAAACATGCCTGGTCAGTCGAGGATGCCTTGAAATACCTGAATGATCAGCGCGGTGTTCATCTCGACCCTGACCTGGTTCCCTTGTTTGTTGCTATCTTGCCGGAAGTAATGAACATTAAAGAGCGATGGGGGGAGTGTGCGAACAAAGAGGATCTATACGCCTGA